A region from the Candidatus Neomarinimicrobiota bacterium genome encodes:
- a CDS encoding nuclear transport factor 2 family protein — MFRINLPLIMMLAAVSIVVSCGSPSVAENRAGAKELLKTDRNFSEFSVRHGSADAFRKYLAPDALLLPAGANPIRGRDSIYASMEGDTVGVLSWTPREAEVAQSGEMGYTWGEYMYEYPKQDGTAGRSHGKYLNVWKKQSDGTWRVFIDIGNQSPVPTGGADK; from the coding sequence ATGTTTCGTATTAATCTCCCGCTCATAATGATGTTAGCCGCCGTATCAATTGTAGTCTCCTGCGGTTCTCCGTCCGTCGCTGAAAACAGGGCCGGAGCAAAGGAACTTCTCAAAACTGATCGGAACTTTTCGGAATTTTCCGTCCGGCACGGGTCGGCGGATGCTTTCCGGAAATACCTGGCCCCGGACGCACTCCTGCTCCCGGCCGGTGCAAACCCTATACGGGGACGGGATTCCATTTACGCCTCAATGGAGGGGGATACTGTAGGAGTACTCTCATGGACTCCGCGGGAGGCGGAGGTGGCACAATCAGGTGAAATGGGCTATACCTGGGGTGAATATATGTATGAGTATCCGAAACAGGACGGCACCGCCGGCCGATCTCATGGGAAATATTTAAATGTCTGGAAAAAGCAGTCAGATGGAACCTGGAGGGTGTTCATTGATATTGGCAATCAAAGTCCGGTGCCAACAGGAGGCGCGGACAAATAG
- a CDS encoding flippase-like domain-containing protein produces the protein MEFLRQSSPEDREDLHQSLSDYDADERTPERNKPNTDGGVTPLEKRPGLMWWIRLVAGILLVVVIAAFVWRQRDQIIRLSDMDFRFFLAVLPLLALRLSLMKHRWGYTLREVGRVQASSRQVWRSLFGSITLGLITPGRIGELVMGIFFPHEDFWNVNSASIIDKGFGHLIAYVIGAITLLVLGLELLPISGATRVIFYVLMGVILALILVFVYDPAIFAKLLKRVSRIFPGKIRQALEPLTRQLTDLNPVQVGALLLMSLAIKLIVYLEMYLLLRTFGPAPFVRGFLAFGAAQMVARTLPLTFANLGIQEGSRILFFNLIGVSSAITLNASLLLFGINVLLPGIVGYRFIPVRKGARKGAEEE, from the coding sequence ATGGAATTTCTCAGACAATCCTCACCGGAAGACAGAGAAGATTTACACCAATCCCTATCAGATTATGACGCCGACGAAAGAACTCCTGAGAGGAATAAGCCGAATACTGATGGAGGGGTTACCCCCTTGGAGAAGCGCCCCGGACTCATGTGGTGGATTCGGCTGGTGGCCGGAATTCTACTGGTGGTCGTCATCGCCGCATTTGTCTGGCGCCAACGGGACCAGATCATCCGGCTGTCGGATATGGATTTCCGATTCTTCCTGGCGGTATTGCCTCTTCTGGCACTTCGATTATCGCTTATGAAACACAGATGGGGATACACGCTTCGGGAAGTCGGACGGGTGCAGGCTTCCTCCCGGCAAGTTTGGCGGTCACTGTTCGGAAGTATTACTCTGGGATTAATTACTCCCGGCCGCATCGGGGAATTGGTTATGGGCATTTTTTTTCCGCACGAGGATTTTTGGAACGTCAACAGCGCTAGCATAATCGATAAGGGATTCGGTCATCTGATAGCCTATGTGATTGGGGCGATCACTCTGTTGGTCCTTGGCCTGGAATTACTCCCAATTTCCGGAGCTACCCGGGTTATTTTTTATGTGTTGATGGGAGTAATCCTGGCTCTGATACTGGTTTTTGTTTATGATCCGGCAATTTTTGCTAAACTTCTTAAACGAGTATCCCGGATTTTCCCGGGGAAAATCCGGCAGGCGCTGGAGCCGCTGACCCGGCAGCTGACCGATCTGAATCCCGTGCAAGTGGGAGCCCTGCTCCTCATGTCCCTCGCGATTAAACTGATAGTCTATTTAGAGATGTATTTGTTGCTCAGGACATTTGGGCCGGCGCCGTTTGTTCGGGGATTTCTCGCATTTGGAGCCGCCCAAATGGTGGCCAGAACGTTGCCACTGACCTTTGCCAATCTGGGGATCCAGGAGGGGAGCCGGATCCTGTTTTTCAATCTCATTGGGGTTTCAAGTGCTATCACTCTGAATGCCTCGCTGTTGTTGTTTGGAATTAATGTGCTGCTTCCGGGGATTGTGGGCTATCGGTTCATCCCGGTGCGAAAGGGAGCCCGGAAGGGAGCTGAGGAGGAGTAA
- a CDS encoding TfoX/Sxy family protein, with the protein MAYDKGLAERVRSEIREYPQHEEKKMFGGIGFLMHGNMACGVHGTDLIVRVGPDRYKESLAADQTKEFDMTGRPMTGWIVVMPAGYAEDKSLRSWISHGVDYALSLPPK; encoded by the coding sequence ATGGCTTATGATAAAGGTTTGGCAGAGCGCGTTCGATCTGAAATACGGGAATACCCACAGCACGAGGAGAAAAAGATGTTCGGCGGCATCGGATTTCTGATGCACGGGAACATGGCGTGTGGCGTCCATGGGACGGATTTGATTGTGCGGGTCGGCCCGGATAGATACAAAGAATCACTGGCGGCTGATCAGACAAAAGAATTTGACATGACCGGCAGACCGATGACCGGATGGATTGTAGTCATGCCGGCGGGCTACGCGGAGGATAAGTCGTTGCGCTCCTGGATCAGCCATGGGGTGGATTACGCGCTCTCACTGCCGCCGAAATAG
- a CDS encoding DUF2235 domain-containing protein gives MRNLIVCADGTWNTPDQEESGVPIPTNVVRIFNSLADVDDNGNDQLKYYHPGVGTEGSWWDKVKGGSVGEGLSKNIMSGYRWLGGHYRSGDRIYLFGFSRGAYTVRSLGGMISQCGLLDLTGIPDNEVWTRVEKAYKFGYREKQSQSEWAGNWNFHADNDGDGRVPIYFIGVWDTVGALGIPDDLAILNFFDDRDDYLFHNTKLGDTIVNARHAVALDEIRASFTPTLWDESGSDVDVKQVWFSGVHSDVGGGYPEIGLSNIALQWMIDEASEQGLNFLPDMVSQINPDPRDVLHDSYRGAFSLLRSQPRSAPQISGKNPAVHESVIDRRDTPPIAQAPYRKTRTVPDNGEGIELVVYADQPWNHTRVYLKAGVEYKLEAAGEWVDRTITCGPGGAHDGKFQPAEIAHLLGTLWGKAETLFRNITGNREAEFMGTRRYEKYPWFSLVGVVGDGGNPTGDGTPEPHSHFLIGDGTTFTPATSGYLYCFANDAWNFYGNNRGSVRLRIAR, from the coding sequence ATGCGAAATTTAATCGTGTGTGCGGACGGGACCTGGAATACGCCGGATCAAGAGGAAAGCGGTGTGCCAATTCCAACGAATGTGGTCCGGATATTTAACAGCCTTGCTGATGTGGACGATAATGGAAATGATCAGCTGAAGTATTATCATCCCGGTGTGGGGACAGAAGGCAGCTGGTGGGACAAGGTGAAGGGCGGAAGCGTGGGAGAGGGGCTGAGTAAGAACATCATGAGCGGATACCGGTGGTTGGGCGGACATTATCGTAGCGGTGATCGGATATATCTGTTCGGTTTTAGTCGTGGCGCTTATACGGTACGGAGCCTCGGCGGGATGATTTCGCAGTGTGGGCTTTTGGATTTGACCGGGATCCCGGACAATGAAGTCTGGACACGTGTGGAAAAGGCTTACAAGTTCGGATACCGGGAAAAGCAATCGCAATCCGAGTGGGCCGGAAACTGGAATTTCCATGCGGACAATGATGGGGATGGCCGTGTTCCCATTTACTTTATCGGGGTATGGGATACGGTGGGAGCACTGGGAATTCCTGATGACCTGGCGATACTGAATTTTTTTGACGATCGTGACGATTACTTGTTTCACAATACGAAGTTGGGGGATACCATCGTAAATGCCCGGCACGCGGTAGCCCTGGATGAAATCCGTGCGAGTTTCACCCCAACCTTATGGGATGAATCAGGCTCGGATGTCGACGTCAAGCAGGTGTGGTTCAGCGGAGTCCACTCCGACGTGGGAGGCGGCTACCCGGAGATTGGATTGTCAAATATCGCATTGCAATGGATGATTGACGAGGCTTCGGAACAAGGCCTCAATTTTCTGCCGGATATGGTTTCCCAGATTAATCCTGATCCCAGGGATGTGCTGCACGATTCTTACCGTGGCGCATTTAGCCTGCTCAGATCACAGCCCCGGAGTGCTCCTCAAATATCCGGGAAGAACCCTGCCGTGCATGAGTCGGTGATTGACCGGCGGGACACCCCACCGATTGCCCAGGCGCCCTACCGGAAAACCCGGACGGTTCCGGATAATGGCGAAGGCATCGAGCTGGTGGTGTACGCGGATCAGCCATGGAATCACACCAGAGTTTATCTGAAAGCGGGCGTGGAATATAAATTGGAAGCGGCAGGGGAATGGGTCGACCGTACGATTACCTGTGGCCCCGGTGGGGCGCATGACGGCAAATTCCAACCGGCGGAGATCGCACATCTCCTCGGGACGCTCTGGGGTAAGGCGGAGACACTGTTCCGCAACATCACCGGGAACCGGGAGGCCGAATTTATGGGTACCCGGCGGTACGAGAAGTATCCCTGGTTTTCGCTGGTCGGCGTTGTCGGCGATGGCGGGAATCCGACTGGGGACGGGACACCGGAGCCGCACAGCCATTTTCTCATCGGCGATGGCACCACTTTTACGCCGGCAACTTCCGGCTATCTGTATTGTTTTGCCAACGATGCCTGGAATTTTTACGGCAATAACCGGGGGAGTGTCCGGTTGCGGATTGCTCGATAA
- a CDS encoding glycoside hydrolase family 140 protein, with amino-acid sequence MKRSILVLFTLPVLLNACVNSDPGSEISRIQISENGRFFIQEDGEPFFWLGDTGWLLFKKLDRDEIIRYLDNRQENGFNVIQVMVLHSVSDAINAYGDSALIDNNVARPRVTEGNDPDDPAEYDYWDHVDFVVKEAARRDIHVGMVLVWGSNVRAGHVAKDEARDYARFLANRYKDNPNIIWLNGGDTRGDENTEIWNIIGKTLHDHDPNHLVTFHPYGRTQSSMWFHDSTWLDFNMFQSGHRRYDQDDTALGYGEDSWRYVRTDYRKRPVKPTVDGEPSYEGIPEGLHNTTQPYWDAADARRYAHWGVFAGAAGHTYGHSAVMQMYMPSDEEPAYGAREYWCEAIDDTGAAQMQHLKNLMLSRPYPERVPDQSLVAGQNGEKYDYVIATRGKDYAFLYTYTGRNFTVNMGKIAGDRVKASWYDPRNGEISELGEYENAGEQEFNPPEEKQPGNDWVLVLDSI; translated from the coding sequence ATGAAACGTAGTATTCTTGTATTATTTACGTTACCGGTACTGCTGAACGCATGTGTAAACTCCGATCCGGGATCTGAGATATCCCGAATACAGATCTCCGAAAACGGCCGGTTTTTTATCCAGGAGGACGGCGAACCGTTTTTCTGGTTGGGCGATACCGGCTGGCTGCTGTTTAAAAAGCTCGACCGGGACGAAATAATCCGGTACCTGGATAACAGACAGGAGAACGGGTTCAACGTTATTCAGGTGATGGTGCTTCATAGCGTGTCCGATGCTATAAACGCTTATGGTGATTCAGCGTTAATCGATAATAATGTGGCCAGACCACGTGTTACTGAAGGAAACGATCCGGATGATCCGGCGGAATACGACTACTGGGATCACGTGGATTTTGTGGTGAAAGAAGCGGCCAGAAGAGATATCCACGTGGGAATGGTGCTCGTCTGGGGTTCCAACGTCCGCGCCGGCCATGTTGCCAAAGATGAGGCCAGAGATTATGCACGTTTCCTGGCAAACCGATACAAGGATAACCCCAATATTATCTGGCTGAACGGCGGCGATACGCGTGGGGATGAGAACACCGAGATTTGGAATATCATTGGAAAGACCCTGCACGACCATGATCCCAATCATCTGGTGACATTTCATCCGTATGGAAGAACGCAGTCCTCCATGTGGTTTCACGACTCAACCTGGCTGGACTTTAATATGTTTCAGTCCGGACACCGCAGATACGACCAGGACGACACAGCACTGGGCTACGGCGAGGACAGCTGGCGCTATGTACGCACCGATTACCGGAAGCGCCCGGTGAAGCCCACTGTCGATGGTGAACCGTCGTACGAGGGAATTCCTGAAGGATTGCACAACACGACCCAGCCATACTGGGACGCCGCAGATGCGCGGCGCTACGCACACTGGGGCGTATTCGCCGGTGCGGCGGGACATACCTACGGACACAGCGCCGTAATGCAGATGTACATGCCGTCCGACGAGGAGCCGGCCTACGGCGCCCGGGAATATTGGTGCGAAGCCATCGATGATACCGGTGCAGCTCAGATGCAGCATCTGAAAAACCTGATGCTGTCGCGTCCGTATCCGGAGCGGGTGCCGGATCAGTCTTTGGTCGCAGGCCAAAATGGGGAGAAATATGATTACGTTATCGCCACCCGTGGAAAGGATTATGCTTTCCTGTATACCTACACCGGGCGGAATTTTACAGTGAATATGGGGAAAATTGCCGGTGATCGGGTGAAGGCCTCGTGGTACGATCCCAGGAATGGAGAAATCAGTGAACTCGGCGAGTACGAAAACGCCGGTGAACAGGAATTTAATCCTCCGGAAGAAAAACAGCCGGGAAACGATTGGGTGTTGGTTCTTGATAGTATATAA